In the genome of Juglans microcarpa x Juglans regia isolate MS1-56 chromosome 6S, Jm3101_v1.0, whole genome shotgun sequence, the window GTGCAGTCATTTTagaaaagagtgagatctactattaaaaaattaattttttttgtgtaaatctcgtatttattcactttttttaaaatgattatgttaCACTTGCACATTTAcgatttcaattattttttttttttataaaaattataattatcggataagatgagattaattgaATCCAAACCTCAAGAAAAACTCATAGCAAGTcgcattttgttttttccatGGACTTGTCCCAAACTTTTACTTCTTAAGCCTTATTTGAATGTTAAGCTaagttgaaattatttgagttttttataaatagtagtaagttgagatggtagagtatATTTTATGGAATCTACCTAAGATAAAGTTAGatgcgtttgaatgttaaaataagtttatatatatttatagaaagttgaaaaaggctataagtttatatgtaaataaatgttgagttaaaaaagattatgaatCTCTCATGATGTGAATAAGTTTTGAGTTGAATGATGAGTAATTTGGGAGTTGGAAGTTTAAAAATTAGGCTTAACTAAAAATTAGTCCCAATTCCAAACGGGCTCTTACTCTCCTAttcaatttctaattttctttttaaatatcaacatatttttaaatattaaacattaataatatataacgtGAATGTGTTATCCAAATTTAgactcatttgttttcagagatgagatgatataagatgagattaaagttaaaaagtttaataaaatattattagaatatattttttaatattatttttattttgagatttgaaaaagttagattgtttattttattttgtgtagaaatttgaaaaagttataataatgaagtgagatgaaatgagatgtttcctgTTAAAGTTTTACTGAATAAAAAATACTGACGTGCtgtatttttttgagttttttttaaataaaatagaaagtttattaataatttttttaaaaatgaaaaagattgaacGATAAATTTGAACCGTTCGACAAACCTTTTCCGGGCGTTAATATTATAGGTAGGGGAGCCTGACACAAGGACAGAATGTCACAGATAAACACGTATTCGCTAATTTCTACACGGTAAAGATGCTTGTTATCAAGTTGAAAGGAAAAGGAGAGGCACACCATTAAGATTATAATGGGAGAAGTTTCAATCTAGAAGAAGATTCACATGCATCCGGTGGATGCATTACAACATTACTTATTTTTCACTTCTTCTTTAGCCCCCTTTCACCTCttctgctctctctctttcatctccTTGAAAGACTCTTGGAATTCTGGATTTCTGCAATCAATAGAATGACAAGTACAGTAATCTCCCATACTAAAGATCAAGCACATTTTAAAGAAGGCAGTACAAACAAAAtggtgatgaaaaaaaaaaaaaatacactaaaaaatatcaatatatctcaatttttaaactttcacaaaaaaataaaataaaatttgacaaAAGTTAAAAAGGGGTAACATCCTAATCATATAACACCATTATCTTCGGGCATCCCTAGGATAAATTTAACAATAAAATCCCTTGTAACTGGACGGGTTTGTTTGGATaagtaaaatgagataagatgattttatatgaattaaataaaatattattataatattatttttttaataatattattaatttattattttaaaaaattaaattatttattatattttgtataaaaatatttaaataaaattataataaaaaaataaaaaaatttctaactCCAAGCCCTAAGACCCGACCCAAGCTGCTAAGATTTTGTGTTCGacataaactaatttaaaataataatagccTCAGTCTGTCAGACTTGTTTTCTCAACCAATTAACGAATACAAGTCTAGacaccaaaattataatttatttgtgtttCCAATATTCCAATATCCCTTCTCATGCTGCTGTCAGCGGAAGTACTTCTCTTTAAATAAAGCTACTCTCTGTGCGTGCGTGCAGAAAAGCAAACTCTGGGACAAGCAAAATTGTTGAACAAAAAGAAGCGAGACCAAACAGAGATGACTGTTGGAGAAAACTGATCTTAATAGAAAAACCCGCCCCACCCGAGTTCGAGCATAAGCAACAACAGAAAGAGACAATTAAAaccccaaaaattaaaaaactgtGCTCAGAAATTACTTGAGCTGGACCATCGCAAAGCCTCATGTTTATGAGAAAATAAGAGACATAAGGGCTTGTGGAACTGAGCAAAGAGGCATTATAGACTGCGGAAGAAGGAAACATTTTTGCACATGAAGCAGTGCAACTGAGCGAAGAGGCATAGGGGCTTGTGAAATCGTATCACTTCCTTTGATACCACAAGTTCTTGAACTTCCGTTGGCCAATTCGCACCTAATATGTCATCATTTCTACTTGAAGATTTCATATTGTTGCATTGTACACCGTTGACAATGGTTCGGAGAAAGAAGATACTAGGTTTCTGAAAAACCCTAATCGACCGCCATGGAAGAGATCGGAAACCAAGGGATTCCGAGGAAATTGGGCTATACCTACTTAAACCGATTAAGGGCTTTGAAGACCCAATTATAGGTTGAAACATTCTATTGGGTTTATATCGGGCCTGGCCCATTCTCCGATGAAGTTTGCGTTGGTTAATTATTATGTATGAGATGGTATTCTCGcgaaatatatcatattattaagaattatgattatataaataatttataaaagtgacaTCCTATGATAAGGTAGAAGTTTTCTCTCATCCACTAATTAACAATTACACATCTACACACGAAGTCTCAATATAATGCTAATTACAACCCTTCCCTCGTCATCCATAATTAATTTGTGGGTCTCATGAATTAGTTTAGTCAATAAAATGTGAGTTCCGTTATGTATAGTCAATTTTGCATACTCTTTTTATACTCTATTGATGtgattaactaaaataattattttataataaaaaaaatgatgcaaccaatcatattaatagagTATGTAAATGtgactgcacataaaatttttgataaaatatatgatcGTGAGTTGATTTGTAGTTCAACTATGCTCTTCCTTTCTAAGTAATAAAGAGGAGGGGTGAGGTCGAAGGAtctaacaatataaaaaaaaaaaatcataaatctaaTCATCACAGAATATAAAGTGGCGGATATATTCGAGAGTAATGCTATTATGTCCCTAATTTATATCATTCACTTTGTTTTTTTGATACATTACCACATTGTGTTATCACGTggcttatttaaaaaaatttaaaaatatatattcaaaataaaatggggCCGGAGAATACTAAAGATGAAGACTAAAACTTTAAATTCTATTTaccattttatatttgaattttatttgttctAATAAGCCAAGTGTTGTCAAGTTAATGAGACAAATTTATATCACTCACTTTGCCTATATTCAAAGCTTAGTACTaactaatttttcattttgataaaaatgtaCGGTGACGTGTTTTTTttaggataatgataggcttacaaTCTCCTATCATTCAttcactatttcttttattttttaaaaatatttttttacataacagTTAATGAAGTAATTATAagtgaaattttatatttttttaatttttttttagtgattaaagatattaaaaaaataatttaaaaaataataaaaattataaatatactataaaataataacgAATGGTAGGAAATAATAAgtatatcattattttctttttttacgtCTAAGCAAATACAAAGGAATTGTGGCATAGGACAATAATGATAAGGAGGCCGTAATACAAAGTTGAGGTGGTAATCAAAAGGTCGGCTACGAAATGCGACGTCCTGTCCAGTGAAATCGAGTCTCTTTGGAGTTCCAATATAAAGTTAAGTTAACGTATAAATGCATGGCAGAATATctctattctatatatatatatacacgaacTGATCAGGCACGTTCCTACGTACAAAGTTAATGCTCTACAAGAGTACTGGTGGATGCCTGCCATGTACGTGCTGGAATATGACAATCAAAGTCCCCCTAATTAATTGTCCATTCCCTTACCAACGTCAAAAGAGGGTCTCCCCCCaataaataatacatttttcttgtaaagaagtgctatataagtttataaaaataaattgacatatttttatatataaaatacgtTAAATTTAatctataatattaaaattaattttataatttaccgtattatattaaattatataaatttataaatttatttttataaaatttgtttgtaaataaaatatttatcttttctgACAACATGCATTTCACGTCATACACCCTCTAATTGACCATCTGAATTACGTACGTACGTCAAGACCAACTCCTATTTAGTTGCCGACCTAGATGATCTGCAGGAATAGGTTGTTGAGGCGCACCATTTATCACGTGACGCGTGCTACACCCACCGAATGCGTAGATCCGGCAAATGGGAGAGGCTTGTttgaaattaaatcttattcgaATTTTTATCGaatctcattctcaaatataatttaaatataaaatttttaaattaattattataattttttaattacaatttttttaaatttaaaaaataaaaaataattcaatttttttaaatccttaacaaaaataatattataaaatatattctaataatattttaattttataataatttttattcaactttttatatctcatttctcaaaagttaaaaaatatataattcaaattatctcactactatttacaaactatcttactattattcataaaattttaatctcatctcacttctcaAACGAGACttaagtgtatttatttttcatatattttttttatatccttgattatttcttttaaaaaaatttataatatcattaaaaaagataattaagtaaaaacaaTAGTATCGGTAGACACTCGTAACCCAGTCTCAGTGAGTTTAGCATTTTTGTTATCACATTATGAACAATCAGCTATTATATCCATATAAATTGCAGTCGTATCTATATATGTACTCGATATCCATGGATATATCCACATTTTCTCCCTAGCTAGCATCGAACTCCTTCTCTCGGCTTTACTAATTTCCCTTGAAGACTTTAAAATTCATACGACGGCCATGATCATGTTTAATATTAATGCTTCTGCGCGAGAAATCTCCAATATCCTTCTATGGTACCTAAGTAAAATGTAGTGTACGTGGACCCTTCTTTAATTGTTTCACCAAAAATAGGAGATCATGTCTGAAAATGTGTCTATATGTAAGCTTGAAGCACATACAGCATATGATCATATAAACTTCTAGATTTCTGGGTCGGTCTAGTAGTACTGTAATCGACAAGTCTTCTAAATTTGTATTACTTGCCCTTAATTTGGTGCGCATCTCTTCGACTTTAACAAGTTTGCAAGTTGAAGGAACAAATAGTCCATGAAAACCCAAATATTGCCTTTCACACTGACCAAAAAGACAGTTAATAATGGAAGGGCACCTTTTTTTATTGGCAaaagcagctagctagcaagcaTAAACTACTTTAATGTTGACAAATATCATAAAGCAGGCCGCAAAACGTATTGGCATGAAATATCATCTTCGTGCAGGTGGTCGAATTAGGGACCACAACAATCGAATGATCATCAAGCTGATATTTTGTAATATCTTTGGACATTTTCTTAATCCCCAAAACTACGGAGGTCTCAACGAAATTGTGCTGCTgctatatacacacacacacacacacaaaatctaCTTGAGCCCCCATGCACGATAATTGAGATTTCGGATTAAGCAAGAGCCGCAGATCATGATGATCCCATCACCTAGATATATAGTCCAGGTATtcgaaaaggagagagaattgCCAAACTATATACTTGTAGATGGAGCATGTTGAGTTGATCGATCTTTGAGAACGATCTAGAAACTGCCGAAAACTGGAATGGAATTTCAACTGCATGCAATATTCTTTGCATGATCAATCACCAGCAAACTCAAATTAGCCTAAGGGAAAATGGTGTTGATCTTAGTTCTTACAGCCAAGAAAAGTTTCCAGCAAAATTGCCAGCCATGCAAAGAGGTGATCATCATATTCATAAATATACTATTATCTGACCACGTATATATAGCTTAACTTATGTATGTATGAAGTATTTATATGTACCTAAAACAATTCAACTTATACCATCACCAATTCACCGTCCGTTGATAAGAACGTCTTTCTCCAAACCCTCCAACCATCGGATtttcagcatgcatgcatgattttgATTCTATCCAGCCAAGTCGTGAAGCAGCTGCGCTCCCATCAAGTTTCTGTATGGAAGATTCTGTCCCTCGCTATCAAGAAGCGAGTACTGAACTGTTTGGCATTGATCTTCAATGGGATCTCTAGCATAAAACAGAGAACTCTGAGAGGCGGGCGAGAAGGCTAAGCTCGCCCCACTCCCAGTTCCATGCTGTTGCATTAACCCTAATGTCAAAGACACTCCACCACCGTTGAAACTCTGATTAGCATTGTTATTAGCATAAGAAACCGCTCCAGCCGAGGGGTGATTATTATAAGATGAAAAGTTCAGCTCCATAATCCCAAACGTCTCGGCTGTGACCCGCCCGAAATCATGTTGTTGGTACATCTGGTGATGATCATTTTGCAGGGTTATAGTACTGGTTTTAGATTCATTTTTGTCTTGGTTGGTATTGATGATGGAAGAGAGGCACTCAGAGTCTATTCGAACAAGTTGGTCCTGCGTAGGTTTTTGATCCTGATCAAGTCGCGTTTTATTTTTCCGGCCAATATTGTCGTCAAGATCTGTAACACCATCTGAGGAAGTCAAGTTGTTGTCTTGCTCTTTTGTCTCTTCCACGTACATTTCTTCCACCATGGGCTTCCACAGCCTCACCCTTGCATTGATGAACCAATTGGATACCTGTGGAAGCATGCGTATATAACAACAAAAAGGAATTAGATTAATGCATATTACGtaatattttgtcattttgtacAATTAtatgtgtttgtttatattgATGTTTGGATCCCAAgaattgattataaaaaaaaaagtatggatCCTATGAAGATATGCCGTGTTGATAACATAACTAATTCgtgagaaaattaaattaatgttagAAAGATGTGGACTTGCCTGGCTCCTTGAGAGACCTGTTTGGCGGGCTAAGATATGTTTATCAACATCGCTTGGGTACCTGCAAAAGTTCCACGAGAACACAGTGTTATGTTTCTACTTGCGTGTCTTgcgattgagagagagagagagagagagatgggtccTATGGAATAGCACTAGACCCACATAAGTAACACAGAAAAAGGTTAGCAAGATATCCATAAAGAAGTTAAAATCATTGACAGTAATTTGACAAGAATTAAATTGGAATCTGAATGTTGGTGGGGAGAAACTACCAAAACATCCATTGTTTTTGCAAGCAAGAATCACGGGGACGTTACGAAATTAGAAACCCACACAACTAAAACAACTGCAATTTTGAATCATTTCTTTGGTGAAAACATTGATTCTTTGTGAAATCATTTCGTAATTAGAAAGATTCCAAAGTTAGGGAAAAGAGATTTACGGGTGGAGAAAATGCTCAAAAAGCCACGCTCGTAGAACAGAAACGGATCGCTCAGGAAGGCCGCGTTGGGGTCTCCATGGATGGCTCTCCATCATGTTCATTTGCTGAAACGCCCTCTCTTGCCTTAGTGTTTGGTCAAGAATCCTAAGTCTTGGAGTTTCGCCTCTGGTTGTGCCGGGTGCAACAGTATCCTTTTCACCCATGGCTATCTTGGTTGCCTGAATCTCACCCACAATTCCATCTTTCAAACATCTGAAATGCCTCGACATTGCTTTTGAAGCCAACGCGGAGTAGACAGTCGCCGCCCCTTGGCCAGCCACGGCTTCGAAAGACGACACTACTGCCTTCATTTGATTACAGTAGTGCCTGTACCTCCTGTCCACcttaagaagaagaaagagagggaagTCAAGGAATGCCCAAGTTTCTGAAAGTAGATGATGAAAACCCCAAATTGCCACGAGCTGGGCATCAATGAAAAGGCCCGCGTCGCTTAATTAGTACAAGAATTAAATCCAAGAGACCCCAGTCCATGAACCACTCGGTAAAACTTGGAActtttttaatactaataaacttaattttaagaaaacatattttttacttttatttacatattttgaGGAATAGGAAGCAAGGTTTGAGGAAAGTGGCGAAAAGAAAGGACCTTTACTTGagtaaaataagatttgataTATGCATGCATACCTCTTCCAGCATCGAAagtagttttgtttttcttttctgcaaCTCTATGTATTCGAGGGAGTAAAGAGCCTGCTTTCTGGAAGAACTACTGCCAGTATCCTCATTCCACTGCTTGGCCTTGTGGGCCTTTTGCTGCAGAGGATCAGTTTGCTTTGTCCCAAGGCTACAGAACTCGTTCAGAAGTTCCTGTGCAGGGGTCAAGTACTTTGAGTTCCTGAGCTGGAACTGACCTTGATGAAGATTTGAAGCTTTTACTAAATATCCATCTTGCATTATTTGTTCCTGTTGGATAGTTGATGATTTTCCATAAAACCCATCTCTAGAGCTCGAAGCAATGAACCTTAAATCATCGTGTTGGTCTTGATGGCGATGACTGGTGCGCCTTAGCTCAAAGGGCTGTACCCCAATAGAGGAAGGATTGCTTGAacaaagagagagtgaaaggcCTTGACTTggcctttcattttcttcacaaGGAAACACGCACCTTAAAGAAGAATCATCAACGATCAGTCTGTTCTCTTGCCAAGCTCCAGAGTCATGTGCTCCAACTACAAGTTTCCCACTACTTGTTTCAGAAATACCAGTTGTGAAATCAGGCTTATTGTACTCGTGCTGATAAAAATCACTCGTGGATTCGTTGATCGTATTTGAAGAGGATGGACCGGGGCGGCTTTGACACTTGCCAAAGAACTCTTTCCACATGGCTGAGTTACTGTGATCACTTTGTTGCTGTAGATTCTTTGAAAACCCTATCATCTCCATGCCCGAGTTCAAGTTGAAGATCTCTGGGTTGGACTCAAAGCCTTGGATCTGGTTCGCCAGATGAGCCTGAATGGTCGGGTTATTTGATGAAACACCTGAGTAACAAAAGCCAGCTGAAGAATCCATGTTCCCGGATTTATCTTCAAACTGTTCTCGAGCCATGGAATAAAATTCTTCTTTCGATGTTTATATTACAGTTGCATGTGGGCTCTGATATTGAAATGAATGTTTATTTACAATCACGATCCTATAAAAAGTCACTGtaccaggaaaagaaaaaacaaaaagaaaggaatccAGAGCAAGCCGGTACTAACGCACAGCTGAAGACCATCAATTAATTCCAACAATCAAGTTAATTTAAGAGGTAAAAAGGGTACCCTTTTGTTTGATCAGATAAAGATGATCAGGGAAAAgtatttgttttggatttttattttttggaaaccACTGActgagagagaaagggagagactTTACCGGTAATGGAAGAGTGGACTGTGTGGTTGGAGAGCAGAAGTGGACGTACGTATTTGTACTTGTTGGCGGTGGTGGACGGAAGTGGCTTGGTGACGGGGGAAGGAGGCGGGAAGGAGGGGCTTCTTCTCAGAATTCTTCTCTTAATAAGCCAACATGGTATGCCATGAAAGCCAACCTCGAAAGAAATATCAGATACATCTCATAAAAAATAGAGGTTCAGATGAGAGTGATGATGACCTCCAAACCTTGTTCATCATCTGATttgtgcctctctctctctctctctctctcgtgacGATGAGCTCCAAGCCATGGTTGATatatgcctctctctctctctctctctctctctcacacacacacaagtggGTCAATGCAACATGATACCAATACATCCAAAATAGACTTCCTTGctagagaaaattaaataatcacTTCAATTATTT includes:
- the LOC121237532 gene encoding homeobox protein BEL1 homolog isoform X1, which gives rise to MAREQFEDKSGNMDSSAGFCYSGVSSNNPTIQAHLANQIQGFESNPEIFNLNSGMEMIGFSKNLQQQSDHSNSAMWKEFFGKCQSRPGPSSSNTINESTSDFYQHEYNKPDFTTGISETSSGKLVVGAHDSGAWQENRLIVDDSSLRCVFPCEENERPSQGLSLSLCSSNPSSIGVQPFELRRTSHRHQDQHDDLRFIASSSRDGFYGKSSTIQQEQIMQDGYLVKASNLHQGQFQLRNSKYLTPAQELLNEFCSLGTKQTDPLQQKAHKAKQWNEDTGSSSSRKQALYSLEYIELQKRKTKLLSMLEEVDRRYRHYCNQMKAVVSSFEAVAGQGAATVYSALASKAMSRHFRCLKDGIVGEIQATKIAMGEKDTVAPGTTRGETPRLRILDQTLRQERAFQQMNMMESHPWRPQRGLPERSVSVLRAWLFEHFLHPYPSDVDKHILARQTGLSRSQVSNWFINARVRLWKPMVEEMYVEETKEQDNNLTSSDGVTDLDDNIGRKNKTRLDQDQKPTQDQLVRIDSECLSSIINTNQDKNESKTSTITLQNDHHQMYQQHDFGRVTAETFGIMELNFSSYNNHPSAGAVSYANNNANQSFNGGGVSLTLGLMQQHGTGSGASLAFSPASQSSLFYARDPIEDQCQTVQYSLLDSEGQNLPYRNLMGAQLLHDLAG
- the LOC121237532 gene encoding homeobox protein BEL1 homolog isoform X2, with translation MEMIGFSKNLQQQSDHSNSAMWKEFFGKCQSRPGPSSSNTINESTSDFYQHEYNKPDFTTGISETSSGKLVVGAHDSGAWQENRLIVDDSSLRCVFPCEENERPSQGLSLSLCSSNPSSIGVQPFELRRTSHRHQDQHDDLRFIASSSRDGFYGKSSTIQQEQIMQDGYLVKASNLHQGQFQLRNSKYLTPAQELLNEFCSLGTKQTDPLQQKAHKAKQWNEDTGSSSSRKQALYSLEYIELQKRKTKLLSMLEEVDRRYRHYCNQMKAVVSSFEAVAGQGAATVYSALASKAMSRHFRCLKDGIVGEIQATKIAMGEKDTVAPGTTRGETPRLRILDQTLRQERAFQQMNMMESHPWRPQRGLPERSVSVLRAWLFEHFLHPYPSDVDKHILARQTGLSRSQVSNWFINARVRLWKPMVEEMYVEETKEQDNNLTSSDGVTDLDDNIGRKNKTRLDQDQKPTQDQLVRIDSECLSSIINTNQDKNESKTSTITLQNDHHQMYQQHDFGRVTAETFGIMELNFSSYNNHPSAGAVSYANNNANQSFNGGGVSLTLGLMQQHGTGSGASLAFSPASQSSLFYARDPIEDQCQTVQYSLLDSEGQNLPYRNLMGAQLLHDLAG